The genomic DNA gagagagagtgtgtgagagagagtgtgtgtgagagagagtgtgtgagagagagtgagagagtgtgtgtgagagagagtgtgtgagagagagagtgtgagagagagagtgtgtgagagagagagtgtgtgtgagagagagtgtgtgagagagagtgtgtgtgagagagagtgtgtgtgagagagagtgtgtgagagagtgtgtgtgagagagagagtgtgtgtgagagagagagtgtgtgtgagagagagtgtgtgtgagagagagagtgtgtgagagagagagtgtgtgtgagagagagagtgtgtgtgagagagagtgtgtgtgagagagagtgtgtgtgagagagagagtgtgtgagagagagtgtgagagagtgtgagagagagtgtgtgtgagagagagtgtgtgagagagagtgtgtgtgagagagagtgtgtgtgagagagagagtgtgtgagagagagtgtgtgtgagagagagtgtgtgtgagagagagtgtgtgtgagagagagtgtgtgtgagagagagagtgtgtgtgagagagagagtgtgtgtgagagagagagtgtgtgtgagagagagagtgtgtgtgagagagagtgtgtgtgagagagagtgtgtgtgagagagagtgtgtgtgagagagagtgtgtgtgagagagagtgtgtgtgagagagagtgtgtgtgtgagtgtgtgtgtgagagagagtgtgtgtgagagagagagtgtgagagagagtgtgtgtgagagagagagtgtgtgtgagagagagagtgtgtgtgtcgtcCTCACCTTCTGTTTGCTGCATACTCTAGGAGTGTTCTCTATCTCCACATTCCCTCTGTGAAACCTCTAATGCGCACTCCTTTCCCATATCTGCCCTTGTTCCCTACGTAGGTCACTATATTTTCAGTGGGTATGGATGCTCTGGGAATGACAGAAGAAGAAGACTCGGTCCACAAACAAgaacagaatgacagaaatcatcAAATCCCCATTTTGGTCCTTTATCAGACACTTATCTAGTGACTTACAGTCAGTACAAACCAATCATACACTTCCAATTGGAGACTACTAGCATGTAATAACCATGATAaattataataatgataataaatcaTAATATGAGaagaataaaaagtaataataaataatgatttttttaaaataacAATGATAATTAATACATAACGATACTAATAAATATTGATAAATGctgttaaaataaatatatattaatgATAAAATGATTAATAACAATAATGATTAAAAATAATAACAAAgatcattaataataataataaataatgatGTTATTGGAGTAACTATTAAAAAATATTCCcgtccctgggtcgctcgtcttttcagtttgcgactggaacgagctgcaacaaacactgactggacagttttatctccatctcttcattcaaagactcaatcatggactctAACTGaccgttgtggctgcttcgcctgatgtattgttgtctccaccttcttgccctttgtgctgttgtctgtgcccaataatgtttataccatgttgtgctgctaccatgttgtgctgctaccatgttgtgctgctaccatgttgtgctgctaccatgttgtgctgctgccatgttgtgctgctaccatgttgtgctgctaccatgttgtgctgctgccatgttgtgctgctaccatgttgtgctgctaccatgttgtgctgctaccatgttgtgctgctaccatgttgcgctgctaccatgttgtgctgctaccatgttgtgctgctaccatgttgtgctgctaccatgttgtgctgctaccatgttgctgccttgctatgttgttgttgtctctcttgttgtgtgttttgtcctatatttatattttatttattgaaaataagaatttgttcttaactgaccagttaaataataaataaaacgtTTAAAAAAGCTGCATCAGTAAATCAGCTGGAAGGATAGGATAGGAAGGACAGGATAGGAAGGACAGGACggataggacaggataggacaggatagcaaggacaggacaggaaggacaggaaggatAGGACAGGAAGGATAGGACAGGAAGGATGGGATAGGAAGGACAGGAaggataggacaggataggataggacaggataggatAGGAAGGACAGGATAGGAAGGACAGGACggataggacaggataggacaggatagcaaggacaggacaggaaggacaggaaggatAGGACAGGAAGGATAGGACAGGAAGGATGGGATAGGAAGGACAGGAaggataggacaggataggatagggtggacaggaaggataggacaggataggaAGGAAGGACCGGAAGGATAGGAAGGAAGGACAGGATAGGAAGGACAGGAACGATAGGAAGGGCAGGATAGGACGTACAGGATAGGAAGGACAACATAGGAAGGACAGGATAGGAAGGATAGGAAGGACAGGATAGGAAGGACAGGTAGGAAGGACAGGACAGAAAGGAAGGATAGGAAGGGCAGGAAGAAAAGGGAGgaaagacaggaaggaaggacagggaggaaggacagggaggaaagacaggaaggaaggacagggaggaaagacaggaaggaaggacagggaggaaagacaggaaggaaggacagggaggaaagacaggaaggaaggacagggaggaaagacaggaaggaaggacagggaggaaagacaggaaggaaggacaggaaggaaggacagggaggaaagacaggaaggaaggacaggaggaaagacaggaaggaaggacagggaggaaagacaggaaggaaggacagggaggaaagacaggaaggaaggacagggaggaaAGACAGGAAGGAAGCCTCCTCTACTTACGTCTGGTGAGTTCCAAAGAAAAACACTGGAACCTTCTTCTTAGAGCTCTCGCCCCGGGCGATCTGTAGGAGAAACACAGACACTGCTTATCTATCTGTAGGAGAGACACTGCTTATCTATCTGTAGGAGAGACACTGCTTATCTATCTGTAGGAGAGACACTGCTTATCTATCTGTAGGAGAGACACTGCTTATCTATCTGTAGGAGAAACACAGACACTGCTTATCTATCTGTAGGAGAGACACTGCTATCTATCTGTAGGAGAGACACTGCTTATCTATCTGTAGGAGAGACACTGCTATCTATCTGTAGGAGAGACACTGCTTATCTATCTGTAGGAGAGACACTGCTTATCTGTAGGAGAGACACTGCTTATCTATCTGTATGAGAGACAGACACCATCTtcctctcctgagcccgttggggaTTTGCAGTAACGAGACAAAACCATAACTAGCCATTAAGGGAGTAAAATGCAGTCAAATACAAAAGGTTTGTCAACTACATCAGCAGACAGTCGGTGTGTGTTAGACTCACCCTGGCCGGCCAATGGGGGAAGCCCCTCATCTTGGCGAAGACCAAGTCCCCAGGTTGGAACGTGTCTGCTGCCTTGCCTGGCATCCTGCTGCAGCACTACTTCTCatactgtggagaggagaggagaggagaggagataaggtcGCCCCAATAGAGATCAGCTGACAGGACAGACACGTCACTAAACACTAGTGGAGGAGAGGCAGTTGGTTTGCAAGACAGACAtcgtaaaaaaataaaagaaacatCAATCTTCAGTTGCTACAATTTTGACGTCAATGAACGATATAGAACACAtcgattcttgaagaatataactgcCTTGAGTTTAGCTCAACTGTGGAACTCTTTATCAGAACCCAAGCTTGCTAAGTTAGCCCTCAACAGGAAGTGAATGGTAAACAAAGAGCTAGTTGTCGGGACCACACAGTGTAAGACATTCACAGTAACAAAGAGCTAGTTGTCGGGACCACACAGTGTAAGACATTCACAGTAACAAAGAGCTAGCGGTCAAGACATTCACAGTAACAAAGAGCTAGCTGTCAAGACATTCACAGTAACAAAGAGCTAGCTGTCGGGACCACACAGTGTAAGACATTCACAGTAACAAAGAGCTAGCGGTCGGGACCACACAGTGTAAGACATTCACAGTAACAAAGAGCTAGCTGTCGGGACCACACAGTGTAAGACATTCACAGTAACAAAGAGCTAGCGGTCGGGACCACACAGTGTAAGACATTCACAGTAACAAAGAGCTAGCGGTCGGGACCACACAGTGTAAGACATTCACAGTAACAAAGAGCTAGCTGTCGGGACCACACAGTGTAAGACATTCACAGTAACAAAGAGCTAGCTGTCGGGACCACACAGTGTAAGACATTCACAGTAACAAAGAGCTAGCTGTCAGGACCACACAGTGTAAGACATTCACAGTAACAAAGAGCTAGCGGTCAAGACATTCACAGTAACAAAGAGCTAGCGGTCAAGACATTCACAGTAACAAAGAGCTAGCTGTCGGGACCACACAGTGTAAGACATTCACAGTAACAAAGTAAGCCAggacacaaaaaaacaaacatcttcACCGTTTCATATCATCGAAATCGATCCCagcacatttttttgggggggctcatTCAGTTGTTTTTACATGATGAACCATTTAGTTTACATACATTGAAAATGATACTGTTGCTGCTTCCTGTTGCCATGGCGATGTATGTCATAACACTGCTTTTAGAATGTTCATAAATTCATAATCAATGTTGAAATAAGttgtgatattttttttatagacaaatacaaaaaaatgactccctacacacacacgttacacttGTATTTTAGGGCTGTAcccaattttttaaaataataataatcttggtCGACTGAGAGTCAtctgttctttcaaccaatcgattggttggcattttttttttttaagtgtattTCTCCCATATATAGACACATGTGAATACAAATCACAGAATAAAAATCACCTAtaggctactgagcttgtctgatgtaTATCCTAGAAATCACCTTGTCtatgcatggcctgtctgcaaggaacaTGAAACACTGTATCAACTTGGCCCAAGGCTGGGGCAAACTTAGAATAAAATACTCTGGGTCCTCAAGAGTTTCCCACTCCAGTTAGCTCTGGACAGACAGGGATAATTAGTAATCAGGCAGGCCTATTTTATGACTGATCCacgggatcagagcatgacatttttcccCCCCTtttcatgctgagtggttatcgaaaagGGAGAACGCTTTGAGGGATTTTCCCAACAGGCAACGTTGAGAAACTACATCAATGggatgtaaaaataaaataaatcagacTTGCTTTTTGAGGTGAAAATAACTGAGAAACTCCACATTGATGATGAgtgaagacaatcagaaatactaatCACAttcccaaatgggcacattttatAGGTCTATATTTGGCCTACTTCTATGCATAATCAGATGCATATCCTTGCTGAAGATTGACAGGAGCACTCCAAGGCAAAACTGGTAAaaggaatgaaataaaccaaaacttgttccTCACAAGCTCGTGGTCTCTGTCAACAACGTGTCCACTCAGACAATGACAACAATAGGAATAATCAATGATAATAAATTGATTAACAGAAATGACTGTAatcaaacattgtagattagaaatgatGAGAATAACGACAACGATGTACGactagtgatactggtgtgtagCGGACCGGCCCGCTTGGGAGACGGCCAGCGGACCAGTGGGAGGCAGGGTCCTTCGGCTCCCACCTACCCTCACCGTTAACAGAACTTGGGGGCTGAGGACACAGTCTACCTAGCTGGCACACGGTGTCGCTCCTGCCTGCTGTGTACCAGATTCCTCCTTAGGACTAGCTGGCTAAGCTAGCAAACACTGTCCTTCACTCCCacctgacatcagcaaacctctcgcccacacaccagtctgccatctgcctggtacagttgaaactgggattcatctgtgaagagcacacttctccaccgtaccagtggccattgaaggtgagcatttgcccactgaagtcagtgacgacaccgaactgcagtcaggtcaagaccctggtgaggacgactgGCTTCTCTTCtctggtttctgacagtttgtgaagAACTTCATTGGTTGTGCAaaccctcagtttcatcagctgtccgggtggctggtctcagaagatcccgcaggtgaagaagccggatgtggaggtcctgggctggcgtggttacacgtggtctacggttgtgaggccggttggacatactgacaaGTTCTCCAAAAACgacttatagtagagaaatgatcattaaattatctggcaacagctctgttggacattcttgcaatcagcatgccaattgtacactccctcaacttgagacatgtgACAttcatattttagagtggccctttactgtccccagcataacagttttgcttccgtccctctcctcgcccatacctgggctcgaaccagggaccctccgCACACCTCAACaagtcacccacaaagcatcgttacccatcgctccacaaaagcagcggcccttgcagagcaaaggggaaccactacttcaaggtctcagagtgagtgacatcACTGATTGAAAacactattagcgtgcacccggctaactagctagccatttcatacTGGTtacaccagcacaaggtgcacctatgtaatgattaTGCCTAATAAATAATCAGCTTCCTTATAAGCCACAccgggtggatggattatcttggcaaaggagaaatgctcactgacagggatgtaaacaaatttgggcaCAATTTCATAGTAATAAGCTTTTGTGCCTATAGAAAAtgtctggaatcttttatttcagctcatgaaacatgggaccaacacttacaTGCTGCctttatattcttgttcagtcTACGTCCGAACTCATTATCAAATACACTTCTCAAAACATAAGTCACTTTGGTATtacgtttattttgattggcgatTTTCTACATTTATCAAAAGTCCCATTTAAGTGGCCTGATTTCAGATGCACGCAACTGTCCATTTAAAGCAGGATTACTAGGGGAAAAAATGTTCTggcaaagcatgtaaacgttaACTAACTATTACACGAATCTGACTGTACAAAATAATTGCATTATCgtgtgcatgtaaacgtactcATTGACACTCAAAGAGAATTGGGAGGCTTGGGCGCCATTTGTCGCAAAGTGAGAACCCGATCCACCAGCCAAACAAACACCCTTCCCTCCACCAGTTAGCGAGAACAACTGGAAACCATGCAATGGTCAGTCAATAACATGCTTATGTGGCTGCCTTCATATTACACCCTCGTAGACTGACACGTTTAATAGCTCGGAGCTCACAAATGTGCTTGATTCTTTCGCGTCTTTTGCTATATATTAAGATGGTCATGTTTACAACGAGGCTCATCTATTATAATTAGCACGCCGAGTCAATGAAAACGGAACTCCGTTGTATCATTTTCTCCGTTATTAGATTGCTAACTTTGACACACAATAATGCATTGTAGCTAGACAGTCtagttacaaaataataaaaataatatgcATGCGTATTGTTAAAATTTCTTACCAGAAACAAGTGGCCCCGAGTTGTAAAGGCGTGCCTGTAACTCGCAGCAGGAATTGAATGTAACTCACCTGTGTGAAGTTAGCTACAATAACAAACAACCGGAGAAATATGCGGTTcgacttcaaaataaaagtttcCCCTTTGAAATCGATTCAAAAACGGATACAAATAGTGGAATCATGACACATTTGGACGAATTAATTCTAAAATAGTTTGGAATGttgttataaatatatatatatttaaatacaaTAATTAATTTGACACAAAACAGTATACATCTGTTGAAATATGTAGATTTATTAGACTTGTAAATTGCATTGTGGGCCATACTTCAATATGCTGCTAGCTTCACACAGGTCTCACTCCCGCCCTCCGCTGGACTGGGTCATGGCTAGACGGTATCCATCTTTTGTCAAATGAACGTCAAAAGTGGTTGTTTATTGCATttcagctaaccctaaccctttttctaaactaaccctaattctaataacctgctacgttaattctcataacctgctgcgttaattatcctaacctactACGATGTCAAAGCTCACGTTAACTTGACATGGATCCATTCTAGCCATTATGGCGGACGTACCAGGCGGGCATGCCAGAGGGGGGACATACTTCGCAGTAGAAAGGACATAACGTTAACTATAAAACGAATGCATACCAGTTGAACATTTTAGCCAGAACTGGAGATTAAATGAAACTTTactcacagagtttctaaacctaaaccagcacccacccgtagcacgcgctctagcaggtatatttcactggtcacc from Oncorhynchus tshawytscha isolate Ot180627B unplaced genomic scaffold, Otsh_v2.0 Un_contig_8324_pilon_pilon, whole genome shotgun sequence includes the following:
- the LOC112217848 gene encoding hepatoma-derived growth factor-like yields the protein MPGKAADTFQPGDLVFAKMRGFPHWPARIARGESSKKKVPVFFFGTHQTASIPTENIVTYVGNKGRYGKGVRIRGFTEGMWR